The DNA sequence gtgtgaagaaaacctACTGCCAGGCAAACCTCCCAGTACCGCTGTTCTAATGGATTTTGTGTGAGAGTTATAAATCCTTCCAAAAATAAGGAGAACCTGAAACTGCTGTCTGAACATTTTACTCAAGTTTCTGACTGGCAAATGGCTAGAATGGTCCCAGTTTCCTGACCTATTGaacagatcttgctgtgtttggaATCACATCTTCAACTAAGGgtatttggaagaaaacctggaTCTGTGACGTGTTGTTCAGAACATTAGTGCAGTTTTAAGGTCACTCTTTCTGTGCGAACATTTCACTTGGGCCTTAATCTCAGTACATCTGTCGCTTTTGGactctcactgtctctctctgcagtcAGTGAGGTCTTCCTCTGCATCTCTCGATGCCCCCCACAGTTGTCTCACCTGCGTGAGGTAGCGTATCTGTGAGCTCAGTTCACTCTCCACCCTGTTGACAGAGGAGGTGAACTGGGTGAGCTGTCTCTCCAGGTAACTGGCGTTGTGCTTCTCCTTCGACAGCTCCAGCACGATGCTCCCTGCAGGAGACACAAGGGAGAAATCAGTTTAACACGGAGCAGGTTGGGCACAGAGTGAACAGGCCCTGGATTCGTGAGGACTCCTCAGTCACAGCTCCTCTTGCTGATTTTATTCCCTTACAAAACTGAAGAGAAGAAACAAGCTTCTATTTAGTAAAGATATTGCACCTACCTGTACATGCAGTAGTACCTTTGACTACAGAACACATAGTACTGAGCAAGATTAAAAAATGCAGAGGTTACAGGACACTCTGAAAAATCTGGCAGTTTCAGTTGAGTGAAGGGTCTTGCTCATGAACTGTTCTACAACTGTGCCGGCAACCCAAGTTATTTTCCACTGCTCCATCACTGCATCCTGCTGGTGATGCTCTAGTTACTTCAACAATGCACACTTCTCACAATGATGTCAGCCCCACCACTGTGATGTCACAGGAGTGATGATGATGACGTCACACCAACCTGCACTCTGCAAGATGACAGCGATCTCCTTCTCAACGTCCTCCAGGGCTCGCAGTCTGTCATTTGCCATCGTGCTCCTATCCGGCACCGCCCtgaggctgagagagagaagggacGAGGGGGTCAGTATGAATATGCCTGGATTACTTCCAGTCCTGTTCACTTTACTGGGAACAGTTCAACACCAGTTCCCACATCCGAACAGCCTTCACATCGCTGAAATGAAGAGTACTCACAAACATTAACAAACGTGTACGGTTTAAATGCTGTTTtacttattttgcttttattttgatattaatTTCCTAACAAATTTCCTGTTAGCTCTCACTTCGAACAAAGCGTTGACGTAAGAAACTCTACTGGCCGTCTAGAGTATTTAAGTCGCTTTCTAAAGACTAAATGCACCTCCTCGTTATAAATTCGTCTTTTCTAAACGTTTTTCGTTGACATTTATTAACTTCTAATTTATGTACAGCGATTTATCAAGCATGAAACTTATCAGATACCTCCGGTACCCGAAGCAACTCTAACTCTATACAGATAGACAGTTACCAAccacaaaataataatactgcTATCCGGTTAACCACAACACACTTCAATCTGCGACTATCCCGGGTTTAATATGCTCAATTTCAACACAAACCTAAAATTAATCTCCCCGCCAGTTTCAGCAGAACTCTCCTCTTCCGTATACGGGCAGTATACGGGTCACCTGACACGGCAAGAACCAAGGGACaaacctcctccacactgagtACGGCCTGGAAAGGCGAAGcttaaaaatacaggaacagAACCCCGAATCGCAGCGAGTCAGCGGAGCAAGTTTGAGTTTGGTCATATTTTACAATTGTCTTTCCTTTTACGCATTTATTGAACCGGTTGCTGTTTTAAAGATCACTTTTAATGCCCACGGTACTCTTTAACTAAGATGACCCTGTCAGCTGACCACGGCCCACCGTGACCGCGGTCGACCCCGAGCAGTAGGGCTCCCCACCGAGTCGAGGGGATTGAACGCCGGGAAGATGGAGAGGTGGAAGACTCACGTCCGCTCGGAGCTTTTGAAGCGAGATTCTCTCCAGAGGGACCCGTACGAGCGCTGGTTCAGTTCGTGTAAGCTGATATTCCCGACCGAGAGTGTCCTGTTTGACAACAGACAGTACCTGGCTTGTTCAAAGCTGGCCAGAGTTTCCTGAGAAATCTGTCAGATACAGATAGCGATCAGGACACGGAGGGTTGTACCTGCGCAGGTTGTTTCGACCTGTGAGTGAGGTTTCGTGCCACAAAATTCCCAGTGTATGTGCTGTAATCAGTCCGCTTAACGGAGGGTGTTCTGGCACGGCGAAGTTCCCATTAATACATTTGGTGTCATTTTTGTATATATACATGGGGtggtggctggaaggttgccggttcgtatcccgcggccggcagaggaatcctactccattgggcccctaagcgaagcccttaaccccaactgctccaggcctgccgtataaatggctgaccctgcgctctaaccccaagcctctctccctgtctgtgtgtctcatggagagcaagctggggtatgcgaaaagacaaattcctaatacaagaaatgatatatggccaataaagtgatcttatcttatctatgcCCAGAAATATCAAGTCTTTGGGATTGGCATCCCGTTTCCTCTATTCCCTTTGATTTTCAACTTCCATTTTACAATTCGAAAAAGTGaattgtctttggattgtgaaaTGGAAGGTGAAAATCTACGATAGTAACAGGCGAGAGTGGCTGATTTGAGAGGATTCCCAGCTATGCTTCCCTTTAAACTtgagaaataagaaaacaaacttgAGCGCAGCGCACACTGTTAGTGTTAAATACGAGCCTGCGCTCCTAAAATGACCTCAAACAATATGCACACATTACAGTTTTGCAGGTGCGAGCTAAGCGCTAATGCACTTGGCGCAGAACAGTTTCGGCCCTTTACTCTATTTAAGATTCCACTGATGTCTTGTTCGGGATCCAGTTAATTCTTGTATTACACTCGGGTAGTGACTGTGTGCGAGGCGGGTTGCAATTTCCGCATTAGTCGCTAAAACTAAGTATTTAAAAGCGGTCCACTCCTCAGCGAATTCGGTTTACTGTGTGGTGTACGTTTACTCCTGGCAACGTTTTTGGTGTTGTTAGGCCCTTGAAATAGTGCTGGAAGGGACAATATTTCTGAGCTTTTACTAATTTCCTGATGCCTACTGCTGATAATCCTGATCAATTAACCTCAATTTTATAGAGTGCCCATCTCGGGAAAACACCCTGTACACAGTGCTGCATATTGAAAACAATGCAGTTACAGATGAGATTaagagtaaaacaaaaaacaaatggcaGCAGTAACAATAGCTATgttgtaataatattattactgTTGTTCGAATCTCCTAGGGGTAATTTTGTTTTGCAGCAATACTACAAAACCATCACTAACAGAGAGGTCAGGACAAACGAGATTTCCTGTGAACACTACAGGGAAAAagcataattatttaaaattatttaaaagcaaaatcatAGAGGGGATAAACTCTTATCGTTACTCCGGGGGACACAGAGGTGACTCCCAGGTGAGATATGTGTACACTACCAGAGGAGGGGTGTGTCACAAGCTCCATACTGCTGTAAGCCTGCCTTACAACCCTCTGCAGAGGGCATTGAGGCAGATGTGACGTATCCCACTGATAATGGTGACTGGTTACATGCAGTACTGATGTCATTCAGCAATGACTACCCTGATCAAAGTTGCAACAGCTGTGCCACACCTGGGATCTGAACCCGCACGTGCTGACTCTGCTGGAGAGGAATGGCACACGGCGGTGCCTGAGGATCATGGGGAAACGTCTGCAGGGCGCGAGTGACGGGCAGCTCTTGTGCCCGCAGATTCCCGTCTGCTGGAGAGACTGGACCTGCGGGAGACCTTGTGGGAGGAAGCCAAGCAATTCAGGTACAGAGCCGTCCAACAGGGGTCTTTTGGTCTGGGGAGACCAAAgggatgttaataataataataataatgatcatatttggtatttggctgatgcttttatcccgAACAACCACCGTACTCATGTGCACTCCTGAGCTGGGTTGTTTTCCCAGAACAGTTTGGGTGAGTGAGTACTTTGGACACAGCAGCTGTGTATCTGTGATTTGAACCCTTGACCCTTTAGGTATGAATCTGGAGCCCTCCTTAATAAAATGTGCCACACTGTGAAAGAATATACAACACTGAGTGGCGAAAATGAACAGTACTCAAAATGAGCAGGTCCGAAAATCCATAATACTACAAGTGGAAgaaatacagaataaaatacGAATATTACAATGCTGAGATGCATGGTAGGCTCTAAAATCCCCCTCTCATAAATGAAGCCGTGTTTCGGGGCATGCCAAGTGTGGCTCCAGTACTGCTGTGCCGCGGTCCAGAAGGAACTGGGCGGCGCCCGCAGTCTCTGATGAGCGCGTCTCTCCCGCAGCCCAGACGCCAGCGGGTGGGTGCAGTCTCTGGAGGATCCGGTCCGCGTGCAGctggagctgagagagagcCGGCTCGCTCGCCAGCAGGTGAGGGGCCACGCCTGTCCTCTGATGTCCGCTGATCACAAACGCGACTATTTAGCTGGGCCGTGACCCGAGGGGTGGGTGGGTAGATACTGGGAAGAAGGAGCTAAAGAGCCCCCTTTTCTCCTTTTGTAGAAGAAGGCACTTTGATCACAACACCCAATTCTTTCGCAGCCAAATAATCACGTTTTATGCAGGCTGACCTGCTGGGCGACCCCTACGTTTTTTGCATGAAGTTTCCTCTGCTCCGTTTCAGAGGGAGCTCTCCCCAAGCTGGCCGCTGACGGGTTAGACACCTGTGCTTTTCTGAGTGTGGAGcagtagaggaatcctaccatAGGAATAGACCCTTTGTGACAGAAAAATCTTAACTTGTGCATGGTTCAGATTTTCACATGTATACAGTGTCAACAATGCCAGTAGCCCATTGCAGGTAGATTCTGCCAGGCCAGTAAATTTTGGCAATTTCCAAGAATTTATTCCTGACTATGGTAATTAAACCAAACACCACTCGATTCGATTCGATTCGATTCGATTCGATTCGATTcgattcaaggtgctttattagcatgaccaatgggtacaatcagtgttgccaaagcaaatgaaagtaatgatatttacatcaaacaaaacataaattgaAGTAAAACTCTTTAGAGGAAGTACTGATTTTTTGTTCTTTGGTAGCAATTAACTGGACTGTGTTAAGAAGTGCCTCTCAATATATTTGTATCAGTCTGGTAATAAAATCCACGTGTTTTATTGTTAACGTGTTTAGAATTAGATGATTGGCAGATTCAATGGGCATTGGAGCTTGGAGCCTGTCCTGCATGTTGCTCATGTTGTTCCTGGCGTTTTGATTCCCTCAGCAATCTGAGACAATGTCAGAGCTCACTGCCCGCCTGGGTCTGATGGAGGCGGAGTTGCAGTACTGTCACTCACAGTGAGTAGCACGTGGGGGGCGGGGCTCACCCACAGTGGGGGGCACGTGGGGGCGGGGCTCACCCACATTGAGTAGCAGTGGGGGGCGGGGCTCACCAACAGTGAAGAGCACGTGGGGGGCGGGGTTCACCCACAGTGAGGAGCACATGGGGGGGGCCCAGCCCAGCCCCACATCCTCCCACACGctccacacacacatgcactctCATGTCCTGTTGCAAGCACCGCACCATGCCATCGCATGTACACAGCCtggctgacctctgaccctctcCCAGAGTGAGCCGTTACCGCACGGAGGCTGTCTCCCTGTCCCGCCTGGCCACCACGCTGCAGGCCAGCCTGCTGGAGTGCGAGCTACAGCTGGAGCAGCAGGCGGAGGAGCTGGCGGGCCTGCGGCAGAGCCGGGCGGAGCTGGAGGCGGGGCTGGGCCAggcggagagggagagggaggagctgCTGCAGCGCTGGCTGGTGGAGAAGCGGGAGCAGGCAGAGAGGGTGAACCTGCACAATGATGCCCAGGAGAggtaagagagagagggggactgTGGGAAACAGTGACGTGAGGACACAGGGAAGTGCGATGGCATGAGTGAAAGAGGGAGGCCAGAGAGACTTTGTCTGACAGTCCCTCCTCTCTTTAACAGGTGGCTCCGCCTAACAAACAGGCTGAAGAAGCTTCTCCGACACCGGACACCCCGCCTGTAAGCCCCGTCCTTTCTCTCTGTACCCCACTGTCCGCATCTGACCACACCCGTTAATACACCCACCTGCAAAACCACATCTTTTAACCCACACTCCTTAACACACCCTCCTTTGTACTTAATGGCTGTGgtgacattttgtttcttaataATTGACATTATTAGTTCACAGTTCTCTGCCACAGATAATGTGAATGCTACTAGAATGACAGAGCGctacacattttcattttcacattttttttccttttctgattACTTagttacaatttttaaaacaacacaatACATTTCACCAGGTCTATTATCCTACCTCATACACATACAGTGTGCCTCTGGACTCCATTAATGGCCTCGCATGAGACATACAAAAGATAGTGACATCATCGCCCCTGCTATATATCATCCTTGACCACAACCAGCCATTGTCATGCCAACATTCATTCTTCCAACATGCCTTAATCCCTCCTGCAGAATCTCAGATCCCCTGCATCCCGCAGAGCTTTTACACAGCTTCTTTTGTTGAAAGAGAAACTGAAACACCAGTGCTTATCAAAGGCAGTGCTGTGTTGTCATGAGTGTATGAGGAGAGGCGGCCTGGGGCGGAGGGCTGGCATGCCACCACGGGCTCATCTTGAAGAGGGAACCTCAGGGCTCGCTGACCCGTAAAGGACTGAGAGCTGTGACGTTgttcagatgtgcattccaaGCCCAGgcagtataataataacaataattgcttacacttatatagagctttcctggacactccactcaaagcgctttacaggtaatgcagactcccttccaccaccaccagccccAACCTGGAAGATGCGACAACAGCCATAGTTctccagtacactccccacacatcagctatcagcggggaagagagcagagtaatgaagccagttcatagacggggattattaggaggccagggggaaatttggacaggacACCGGAGTAacgcccctactcttttcgagaaacgacctgggatttttaatgaccacagagagtcaggacctcggttttacatctcatcccgtcactatactggggcattaggacccacacagactacagggtgagcgccccctgctggccccactagcacctcttccagcagcaaccatagctttcccaggaggtctcccatccaggtactgaccaggctcgcaCCTGCTGACCTTCACTGGGTTATCAGTtatgagttgcaggatgatatggctgccCAGTCTGCCTATGGTGTGACAGAGGGTCCCAGTGTCTGTGTTTACATCCATAGCCTGGCCAGTAATATTGGATCACCCAGACGAAGAACGCACATCACAGCGCCATCACTGCCATCGCGGAtttgcactgcactgcacttgCAGCTCCGCCTGATACTCCTGTTGTCTCTCCGGCCTCACCCACACCCGAATGTTCTTTATGGGCTCGCTTGTGTAACCACTTCCTTTTTGCGGGCCTGCGCCTCTCTGTTCTCTCCTCCACCCCTGCCTTCCGtctctctgccccccccccaggTCCCTGCTGGCAGCCAGCTGTACGAGGGACATGGAGCTCCGGGTTCGAGCCCTTGGCGGGACAGAAGGGGAGACTGAGGGAGGAGACCCTGTTGTTCCGTAGACCTGAGCGAGGCCCCCCGGAACCTCACCTAGGAAGTGACCCCTGAACTTTGACCCCTGGTGGAATAAGGAAGCTTGCTCCTCCGTCTATCACACAGGATGTGTCCCTCCTGTTTCTAAACATAGTGGAGGCGCTGCAGCTCTGCCTGTGAAGACTCTACACTGCGATCGACTGCAGTTGTCGGTATTATTGTAATTAAAGGGGTAGTAACTCGTTTCCTATACCAGAACTCTATCTATGAGCAGGTGACctccagctgttgcagatctgGTTTGTAAGAGagacttgtgtttttttgtgaataCATGAACAGAAGTATTCATTCCCCCAATGACCTTGAAAGTATAgtgttgatttttttgtttttctgctggAATCGTCTTAGGGTTTGGGGTTTTATGGGGTACAGCGTAAGCCACTGTTTCAGGAAGCAAAGATCCCCATTCAGCAGCCCTGACCCCAGCCCCTGAACTACAAAGTCTCAGGTGAGAGTTGGACCCACCCTGTGCTGAGCCACAGTGTGATCCAGGATGTGGTGTGCAGATGCCTCAGCTTCATAATGTGGGTTCTGTCATGGACATGTGGGGGAAGAGCCACTCGCTGTCTGGGGGTTTACAGCAGTGGGAGACTCCTTACACTTTAGCTAGCAAAGAATGAACCTCGCCTGCCCAATCTCGTATATTGTCTGAATGTCACGTCCGCTTATCACTACCGACGCCTCTGGGATTCCAGTGCTCAAATTGTTGCTGGGACTGCACTCCTCACCACAACCCGACTCCTCCTCCGCCATGCCCACAGTGCTAATCAAGGGGGAAGATTGAATGGGCTTCTAAACGCGGGTCGGGCTGGGCGGGGAGCTGTGGTCTTGCACTGGGGGGGACCGGTACTGGCGTTGCTCAAGCCGGCAGATGGCTCAGAGCCCTGATGCTGTCTCTGCCTCGCACTTTCAAGAAAGGAGTGTCTGTAAGAAATGTACCTGACATGACCTCGCTCCTACTGCAGACATGGCCAGTGGTGCATGTTGAAGAGCTGTGCTGTAGATGAAAACTGTAGACTAGCGAACATGTTAGCTACATTTCAGATCAAAGGCCCTTCGTTTACAGTTCATATTCCCCCTCCAGTGTAATGGATGTTGTTCTGTCTGGTTTCCCTTTGGTCCTCTTTGTGTTCACATGAATAAAGAGCTCCTGTGATAATGCAGAAGGCTGTGTTTTTCTTAAGGATGACTTGCTACCTTAATAACATATGCCTGAGTAAGCATGTGTGGTAGGACAGGGTCAGTGTATGTGAAGAGTGTGTATGTGTAgcaattttaatatttccatTTAGTATTGATACAAAAAAATACCTTCAAATCTTGTGACACCAGTCCTTCTCCCAGACAGTGAGCGCGGGGAACAGTGACCCTCCACGTCCTGAACACACTTCTGCTCTGAAGCCGCCAGCCCCTGAGAACCAGCACACCGAGCGGCCTGCCTACAGCGCCCAACATGATCACAGACCCCTGGGCAGACAGGCTCCTGTGTGCCCGCAGCCTGGCACGAAGCGGTGGCACCGCTGGGTCAAGAACAGCGCCACGGGATCCCAGACCCTGAGGACATCGGAACGCGCAACCGCACAGGAAATCCACGCAGAAACATTcggcatttttaacattttatttttcttttaaaacattgtcTAAAATGCAGTACAAAATAAAGAAGCGACaaatttttcaatgtttttttagtttttcttcattttcttgaCTAAAATAACATattgcttatacagtatcttggttgttttaccttgttttaatatttattaattaattaaattaccaGGTAgtagtttagtttttttaaatttagtagTTATAGGAGTAGCTTTGAAATTGTcttctttttaacaaagaacTCTGGTGCGATACTTGATCGTCTAGAGActcagttgttttgtttttctaaaactgAAGACTTCAGCAAGAGTGGGGAGCTTCTGGACTGGGCTCATTCGGATCTATACAGACAGCAGGGTCGTGGTTCTGGAAAACGCTACCTGAACCAAAAAGGCCCCCGGGACCAGTTTAGTGGTCCGAGTTTCCGAAGCCAGCGCCCTCTTCCACAATACAGAGGAGAAACTCCGCTAAAAATCTCAGCTCGAAATGATCCAGGACTGTTCACACGAGGAGCGCAGGGCTGGCCCAGCATGCAAGAAGAGCGTGTAGCAGATATGTGAAGCTCCTTTCCTGGGGACCCTACACTGCTCGCTTCTGAGCAGAGGCTCAAAGCTGAGCTCATGCGCCGCCTGGTACACCCCTCCAGACCCGAGCGGTCCGAAAGCTCCCCACCCCTCCCTCGCTGTGCTCACACTCAGTCTGTGAGAAAACCACAGGGCAGATCAGCTTAGCTCACAGCCTGTTaattacagaaagaaaatggCAACAATTGTCTTCTTTGATTATAGCAGGgtgattttttattgttatttttacacTTACAAAGTTGCACAAGTATGCAGTTTCTGCTGGATGCTGGCGTACTGGGTTTGGTCACACAGAGGCTCCACGTT is a window from the Lepisosteus oculatus isolate fLepOcu1 chromosome 3, fLepOcu1.hap2, whole genome shotgun sequence genome containing:
- the med11 gene encoding mediator of RNA polymerase II transcription subunit 11 isoform X3 — translated: MANDRLRALEDVEKEIAVILQSAGSIVLELSKEKHNASYLERQLTQFTSSVNRVESELSSQIRYLTQVATGQPHEGSTYSARKDCQMALNRADYARVKLGDLGRTCELLLDPQGSVPSSPTPLLPHCPPHS
- the LOC107076538 gene encoding autophagy-related protein 16-1; protein product: MERWKTHVRSELLKRDSLQRDPYERWFSSYSRLLERLDLRETLWEEAKQFSPDASGWVQSLEDPVRVQLELRESRLARQQQSETMSELTARLGLMEAELQYCHSQVSRYRTEAVSLSRLATTLQASLLECELQLEQQAEELAGLRQSRAELEAGLGQAEREREELLQRWLVEKREQAERVNLHNDAQERWLRLTNRLKKLLRHRTPRLSLLAASCTRDMELRVRALGGTEGETEGGDPVVP